The proteins below come from a single Ktedonobacterales bacterium genomic window:
- a CDS encoding MFS transporter, with product MLRNRTLLAVSIAVCAAYIGIGMVVPVRVLYAQSQGATLAIIGAMASAYLISNFIFQYPSGWLADRWGRKPMIVCSLLLQAALSLVYLVIVDPLLFVVLRFAEGMVAAAFLPSARALIADAVPTEKRGESYGIFSAFFNAGFLVGPALGGLLGGLGYTLPFIGAALFRLVALALVLVMIQAPARRQQHEESESSVRLRALFTMPLVGSYLLAFGDYLYLGFDLALVPLWMHDHLGASVEWIGASYIFWAIPGILLAPLAGRIADRRRRSTMMLVFGLSQVPLYMVYGLSNWFFLVAALYLAHGTLYAFIQPAVDSHVATAAASQARARVMGMYSTFGLLGAFVGANGLSLLYGWNFRAPLFAMGIGYGACVLIGGLLIRQAEKQHRWLYQPRDGAAQAALPAGVQAGMQAAERHEAEVTD from the coding sequence ATGTTGCGCAACCGGACGCTGCTCGCAGTTTCGATAGCTGTCTGCGCGGCTTATATTGGTATTGGCATGGTGGTGCCGGTGCGCGTCTTGTACGCGCAGTCTCAGGGGGCCACTCTGGCGATCATCGGGGCGATGGCCTCAGCCTATCTGATCTCGAATTTCATCTTTCAATATCCAAGCGGCTGGTTGGCGGATCGCTGGGGGCGCAAGCCGATGATTGTGTGCAGCCTGCTGCTTCAAGCCGCGCTCTCGCTGGTCTATCTGGTAATTGTTGACCCTCTCTTGTTTGTCGTGCTGCGCTTCGCCGAGGGCATGGTCGCAGCCGCGTTTCTGCCTTCAGCGCGGGCGCTGATTGCGGATGCCGTGCCTACGGAGAAACGCGGCGAGTCCTACGGCATTTTTAGCGCCTTTTTCAACGCTGGCTTTCTCGTCGGGCCGGCGCTGGGTGGCCTGCTCGGTGGCCTGGGCTATACCCTGCCGTTTATCGGCGCGGCCCTCTTTCGTCTGGTGGCGCTGGCGCTGGTCCTGGTGATGATTCAGGCGCCAGCGCGGCGGCAGCAGCATGAAGAAAGCGAGTCCTCTGTCCGGCTGCGCGCGCTCTTTACTATGCCGCTGGTTGGCAGTTATCTGCTGGCCTTTGGTGACTATCTCTACCTGGGTTTTGATCTGGCGCTGGTCCCCCTGTGGATGCACGACCATTTAGGGGCGTCGGTGGAATGGATCGGCGCATCCTATATTTTCTGGGCGATTCCGGGGATTCTGCTGGCGCCGCTCGCCGGACGCATTGCAGACCGGCGACGGCGCTCGACGATGATGCTGGTCTTTGGCTTGAGCCAGGTACCGCTCTATATGGTGTATGGCCTCTCAAACTGGTTTTTCCTGGTAGCGGCGCTTTATCTGGCGCATGGGACATTGTATGCTTTTATCCAGCCCGCCGTTGATTCGCACGTGGCGACAGCAGCCGCCAGCCAGGCGCGGGCGCGGGTTATGGGGATGTATTCGACCTTCGGTCTGCTTGGCGCGTTCGTTGGGGCGAACGGCTTGAGCCTGCTCTATGGCTGGAACTTTCGCGCTCCGCTCTTCGCTATGGGTATCGGCTATGGCGCGTGCGTCTTGATCGGTGGCCTGCTGATCCGCCAGGCGGAGAAACAGCATCGCTGGCTCTACCAGCCCAGGGATGGCGCAGCCCAGGCGGCGCTTCCGGCAGGCGTCCAGGCAGGTATGCAAGCGGCTGAGCGCCACGAAGCGGAAGTAACTGACTAA
- a CDS encoding MFS transporter, whose protein sequence is MLLDRLGWRRFGRDVWLLLIFTLGKGFQLSIGAVTINLYVYSLGYRQDFVGLFAGMSALGGLLMAVPAGMISDRLGRKPVLLFTGLITPLTLVAIAFSTSESALLVSALLNGLFASFYWVTAIPMLAESVGDDERVGALAMNSFLLLGLGALGSLVGGFVPELVAMVIHQPATDPVPLRIGVLAAAAIVVLAALPLFWLRAPAARKQRKTRSGEQPASPRQGQAEIRQDAQTRTPPAASRRSILVLFAMLLIPDLFITFGEGIVVGLLQLFFFLKFGLQPGALGGLFTIAGLLGGLGGLGAPLVVKRWGKLRTTTSLQLATAPVMLITGFAPWLAVAAGGEYTRTLMRALIDPVYSAFALEQLPEERRATGFGFYSVTWGLGYSLGPALGGWLQARVGLSASFIVGALCLTIAPTLLLMFFGRRRGAASLPV, encoded by the coding sequence GTCTGGCTGTTGTTGATCTTTACGTTGGGCAAAGGTTTTCAATTGAGCATCGGCGCGGTGACGATTAACCTGTATGTCTATAGCCTGGGCTATCGGCAAGATTTTGTGGGTCTGTTTGCCGGAATGTCGGCGCTGGGTGGACTCTTGATGGCGGTTCCGGCGGGCATGATTTCTGATCGGCTGGGCAGAAAGCCGGTGCTGCTCTTTACCGGCCTGATTACCCCGCTGACCCTGGTCGCTATTGCCTTCAGTACTTCCGAGTCGGCGCTGCTGGTTTCTGCCCTGCTCAATGGCCTGTTTGCCTCGTTCTACTGGGTGACGGCGATACCGATGCTGGCGGAAAGCGTGGGCGATGACGAGCGTGTCGGGGCGCTGGCGATGAACAGCTTTTTATTGCTGGGCCTTGGCGCGCTGGGCAGCCTGGTCGGAGGCTTTGTCCCTGAGCTTGTGGCGATGGTGATTCATCAGCCCGCTACCGATCCTGTGCCGCTGCGTATCGGGGTGCTGGCGGCGGCGGCGATAGTCGTACTGGCCGCGCTGCCGCTGTTCTGGCTGCGCGCGCCAGCAGCCAGAAAGCAGCGAAAAACCAGAAGCGGCGAACAGCCCGCATCACCACGCCAGGGGCAGGCCGAAATCCGCCAGGACGCGCAGACCAGGACGCCCCCGGCAGCTTCGCGGCGCTCGATTCTGGTCCTGTTTGCCATGCTGCTCATCCCTGATCTGTTCATTACGTTTGGTGAGGGCATCGTGGTGGGCTTGCTGCAACTCTTCTTTTTCCTCAAGTTTGGCTTGCAGCCAGGCGCGCTGGGCGGCCTGTTCACCATTGCCGGGCTTTTGGGCGGGCTGGGCGGGCTGGGCGCGCCCCTGGTGGTGAAACGCTGGGGGAAACTGCGCACAACGACCAGCTTGCAACTGGCGACGGCTCCGGTAATGCTGATTACCGGCTTTGCGCCCTGGCTGGCTGTTGCGGCAGGGGGCGAATATACGCGCACGCTGATGCGGGCGCTGATCGATCCGGTGTATTCGGCCTTCGCTCTTGAGCAGCTTCCCGAAGAACGCCGCGCAACCGGCTTCGGCTTTTATTCCGTGACCTGGGGCCTGGGCTACAGCCTGGGTCCGGCGCTGGGTGGCTGGCTTCAGGCGCGGGTGGGCCTGTCGGCGTCGTTTATCGTGGGGGCGCTCTGCCTGACGATAGCTCCCACGCTGCTGCTCATGTTCTTTGGCCGCCGCCGGGGCGCAGCATCATTGCCTGTGTGA
- the speD gene encoding adenosylmethionine decarboxylase has translation MFGPHLIIDGSKCNTQKLGDRILIEQLLNDYPRAIGMTKIGGPYMFEYQAPDPEYSGVSGLVVIAESHIAIHTFPELDYFTMDIFSCRNFDHETAITYIKEALEVQEMDRVLLQRGLSFHGPHHGAFGSDAETGQPLLRAAGRRAADLASLADKKDGVREHLARRDEQFNQTGRMIWPQYGVTPDYGTYGAAAPDPAHSADKGNSKGKAHRASATPAAAPEMLPTEPIQINPTASISGLLDKMSGLGSEGQRLAAALNLWERMLRDADSTILLGLSGPLIPAGLRELLVYLIEHRAINGLIVSAENLFHDLHEARGSRHYQSAAHVTDVALFASGYERTADLAASREELRQTETLLIDFSATLAEATTLTTSAFFRRLGAALRHMAPRKGIIQAAAEMGIPIYAPDIASSPIGVALAAARTQGKGHIQFDTTGDALELAGTLASARHSGVILVGSRAAAPAEMLRQAARLSPTPLAYRYSVTLGGTEPFPALEAMLSSADSTLTLPLVVHALAQRCPGIRPEPRHSEAAEMVKAK, from the coding sequence CACCCAAAAGCTTGGCGACCGGATTCTGATTGAACAACTCCTCAACGACTACCCTCGCGCGATTGGCATGACGAAAATCGGCGGGCCGTATATGTTCGAATACCAGGCCCCCGACCCGGAATACTCCGGCGTGTCTGGCCTTGTTGTCATCGCCGAAAGCCATATCGCCATCCACACCTTCCCCGAACTCGACTACTTTACGATGGACATTTTCTCGTGTCGCAACTTCGACCACGAGACCGCCATCACCTATATCAAAGAAGCCCTTGAGGTGCAGGAGATGGATCGCGTCCTGTTGCAGCGCGGTCTCAGCTTTCATGGGCCACATCATGGTGCGTTTGGCAGCGACGCCGAAACCGGCCAACCGCTGCTGAGGGCTGCTGGCCGCCGCGCCGCAGACCTCGCATCCCTGGCAGACAAGAAAGATGGCGTGCGCGAGCATCTGGCCCGACGTGACGAGCAGTTCAATCAGACAGGTCGTATGATCTGGCCGCAATATGGGGTCACTCCCGACTACGGAACCTACGGAGCAGCAGCGCCGGACCCGGCGCACAGCGCCGACAAAGGGAACAGCAAGGGCAAGGCGCACAGAGCCAGCGCCACGCCCGCCGCTGCGCCAGAGATGCTCCCCACCGAACCGATCCAGATCAACCCAACCGCCTCGATCAGTGGTCTGCTGGACAAAATGAGCGGGCTGGGTTCCGAAGGACAGCGGCTCGCCGCCGCGCTCAACCTCTGGGAACGCATGCTGCGCGACGCAGACTCTACGATCTTGCTGGGACTTTCCGGCCCGCTGATTCCCGCCGGGCTGCGCGAACTGCTCGTCTATCTGATCGAGCATCGCGCCATCAACGGGCTGATCGTCAGCGCCGAAAATCTCTTCCATGATCTGCACGAGGCGCGCGGCTCCAGGCATTATCAGAGCGCCGCGCACGTCACCGATGTGGCGCTCTTTGCCAGCGGCTATGAACGCACCGCCGATCTGGCTGCCTCCCGCGAGGAACTGCGCCAGACCGAAACGCTGCTGATTGATTTCAGCGCCACGCTGGCGGAGGCGACCACCCTGACGACGAGCGCATTTTTTCGGCGGCTGGGCGCGGCGCTGCGACACATGGCCCCACGCAAGGGCATCATTCAGGCCGCCGCCGAGATGGGCATCCCGATCTACGCGCCCGACATCGCCAGCAGCCCCATTGGGGTGGCGCTGGCCGCCGCGCGCACTCAGGGCAAGGGACACATCCAGTTCGACACCACCGGCGACGCGCTGGAACTGGCTGGCACGCTCGCCAGCGCCCGGCATTCAGGCGTGATCCTGGTGGGCAGCCGCGCAGCCGCGCCTGCGGAGATGCTGCGCCAGGCGGCGCGGCTCAGCCCGACGCCCCTGGCCTATCGCTACAGCGTCACGCTGGGCGGAACGGAGCCATTCCCCGCGCTGGAAGCGATGCTCTCCAGCGCCGACTCGACCCTGACGCTGCCGCTGGTAGTCCATGCCCTGGCCCAACGCTGCCCAGGCATCCGCCCGGAACCGCGCCACAGCGAGGCCGCCGAGATGGTGAAAGCCAAATAG
- a CDS encoding nucleotidyltransferase domain-containing protein yields the protein MNIALNSSTGIEQVNNILREVIGRFELSFPGRIRSYLLGGSYSDGSAVGYNRSPNSSDIDLFVIFRGTIKETEESAFHSVVEECQRLSPLALDAHAYSEDDLLQPPRPEATQTSFLTALIKGASLLVYGNDLRMELPAVPFSRYVLDVIESGVFHLGIPRQREALAYPLMTPLAPPLAYPDPEGEFYGYDAVPARPDAPRGTRVLVAITAWIATLILALETGRYAGQKTQSIRLCKEHLPNDHRAQLAATIYIACKGAWRYGLPEGKEGRERLRGWCQETLALENEYLRLCRGYILAQLQQGGTDEQRQAASILQSVIYRDKEIVSALTALAQPPPQMGSLDFRETPSERFGKQR from the coding sequence GTGAACATCGCCTTGAACAGTTCAACGGGAATTGAACAGGTTAACAATATTTTGCGCGAGGTGATTGGCCGCTTCGAGCTATCCTTCCCAGGACGCATACGAAGCTACTTGCTCGGCGGCAGCTACAGCGATGGAAGCGCGGTTGGTTACAACCGTTCCCCTAACTCCAGCGATATTGACCTGTTCGTCATCTTCCGGGGTACCATCAAGGAAACTGAGGAGTCGGCCTTCCACAGCGTGGTGGAGGAGTGCCAACGCCTCAGCCCGCTGGCGCTCGACGCGCATGCCTATTCGGAGGATGACCTGTTGCAGCCGCCGCGCCCTGAAGCCACCCAGACGAGCTTTCTCACCGCGCTCATCAAGGGCGCCAGTCTGCTCGTCTATGGCAACGACCTTCGGATGGAGTTGCCCGCTGTGCCATTCTCGCGCTACGTCCTCGATGTCATCGAATCCGGGGTGTTCCACCTGGGCATTCCGCGCCAGAGGGAAGCGCTCGCTTACCCGTTAATGACACCCCTCGCGCCGCCGCTCGCATACCCTGATCCTGAGGGTGAGTTTTATGGCTATGATGCTGTACCCGCGCGGCCAGATGCCCCACGCGGGACGCGTGTGCTGGTTGCTATTACCGCATGGATCGCTACGCTAATCCTCGCGCTGGAGACCGGGCGTTATGCCGGCCAGAAGACTCAGAGCATCCGACTGTGCAAAGAGCATCTTCCCAACGATCATAGGGCGCAACTCGCGGCGACCATCTATATCGCTTGCAAGGGGGCATGGCGCTATGGGCTTCCTGAAGGCAAAGAGGGCCGTGAGCGGCTGCGCGGCTGGTGTCAAGAGACGCTTGCCCTGGAGAACGAATATTTGCGGCTCTGTCGCGGCTACATACTGGCTCAATTGCAGCAGGGTGGGACAGATGAGCAGCGGCAGGCGGCCAGTATCTTGCAGAGTGTCATCTATAGGGATAAAGAGATTGTGTCGGCCCTCACTGCTCTGGCGCAGCCCCCACCTCAGATGGGGTCTCTCGACTTTCGAGAGACCCCATCTGAAAGGTTTGGCAAGCAGCGTTGA